The following are from one region of the Neurospora crassa OR74A linkage group III, whole genome shotgun sequence genome:
- a CDS encoding arrestin domain-containing protein: MTAVAPTPASPMVLLPNNRNSVMSACTCKSASSSITEVQKPVASGSGVTCSIVLAEPNVFLTGFDHNDRAREESHGASALLRGKLQLNVSKNVKLKSVTLKLVGKARTEWPEGIPPNKTETYEEQVLRTQSLVFFQAIHGGQWETEYGNQCTYSLKGSGCSHNPRSSLSSNFSNGSFSHLTGKSRHSTSLTAKELKRLSLNSVNSRSFGKGDSPFANQIYAKGYKVFQPGTYEYTFELPIDHHQLETTKLQYGSVKWELEAMVERAGAFKPNLHGTKEVSIVRLPDSMSLEMSEPISISRQWEDQLHYDIMISGKSFPLGAKIPIAFKLTPLAKVQVHKLKVFVTENIEYWTNDRHVTRKDAGRKILLLEKSAGKPLDKQYESSDFRILSGGELSPEQREEARRSAAARRMVQAARTNAPLPPLPNQTENLLGDLDLGLETFWGSTELEMNVQIPTCAMMNRDKNLRLHPDCSWKNVNVFHWIKIVMRISRLDPEDPLGKRRRHFEISIDSPFTVLNCRATQANTALPQYGSDGSMPFERQQTSCGCPDADVVDRSASSPLGQLQLVEQDVLSPSGSRLGLNRLSASVLPSIPQAAHVHDSRESGGLPVNRARGHTLPSPLERQRPMHLIRCPSYNPPAFDADEPPPPLQADLMTPPPQYDAIIGTPSVDGLADYFARLADYEDTGRPQMGDRSGSQESVATVRGIPRPTSGNEGFFDSNEVVTGSDLPANKDYEDDSSGSADEEEGPVRPHRRGRVNVANPRTPGGRLIPSRSLEIDRPVMRLDMGSLNSRRR, translated from the exons ATGACTGCCGTCGCTCCTACACCCGCATCTCCCATGGTGCTGCTACCCAACAACCGGAATAGCGTCATGTCTGCTTGCACTTGCAAGTCGGCAAGTTCATCAATCACCGAAGTCCAGAAGCCTGTTGCATCCGGAAGCGGTGTAACATGTTCGATAGTGTTGGCGGAGCCCAATGTCTTCTTGACTGGGTTCGACCATAATGACCGTGCCCGGGAAGAAAGTCACGGCGCATCCGCTTTACTCCGCGGAAAACTCCAGCTGAACGTGTCAAAGAACGTTAAGCTCAAGTCTGTGACATTAAAGCTCGTAGGTAAAGCGAGGACAGAATGGCCAGAAGGAATTCCACCCAACAAGACAGAAACATATGAGGAGCAGGTCCTGCGAACACAGTCGTTGGTCTTCTTCCAGGCAATTCATGGCGGGCAGTGGGAGACGGAATATGGAAACCAGTGCACATACTCGCTCAAGGGAAGTGGGTGCAGCCACAACCCTCGGAGCTCTCTGTCCTCCAACTTCTCCAACGGCTCCTTCTCCCACCTTACCGGCAAGAGCCGGCACTCAACCAGCCTGACTgccaaggagctcaagaGGCTCTCGCTTAATTCTGTCAACTCTCGGAGTTTTGGTAAAGGCGACTCTCCCTTTGCAAACCAGATCTATGCAAAGGGGTACAAGGTGTTCCAGCCTGGCACATACGAGTACACGTTTGAGCTGCCCATTGACCATCACCAGTTGGAGACCACCAAGCTGCAGTACGGATCTGTCAAGTGGGAGTTGGAAGCAATGGTAGAGCGTGCGGGTGCCTTCAAGCCCAATCTTCACGGCACCAAGGAGGTGTCCATCGTTCGTTTGCCGGATTCCATGTCGCTTGAAATGTCAGAACCCATTTCTATTAGCAGGCAATGGGAAGATCAGCTGCACTACGACATCATGATCTCTGGCAAGAGCTTTCCCCTTGGCGCCAAGATCCCCATTGCCTTCAAGCTCACCCCGCTGGCCAAGGTTCAAGTACACAAGCTTAAGGTGTTTGTGACGGAGAACATTGAGTATTGGACCAACGACAGGCACGTAACCCGCAAGGATGCTGGGAGAAAGATCTTGTTGCTCGAAAAATCTGCTGGGAAACCTCTTGACAAGCAGTATGAATCCAGCGACTTCCGCATACTGAGCGGTGGTGAACTAAGCCCTGAGCAACGAGAAGAGGCCAGGCGGTCCGCGGCAGCGCGAAGGATGGTGCAAGCAGCCAGGACAAACGCGCCACTGCCACCGTTGCCGAACCAGACTGAGAACTTGCTGGGTGATCTGGATCTTGGCTTGGAGACCTTCTGGGGCAGTACCGAGCTTGAGATGAATGTACAAATCCCCACATGCGCCATGATGAACCGGGATAAGAACCTCCGGCTTCACCCAGACTGCAGTTGGAAGAATGTCAATGTGTTTCACTGGATCAAG ATTGTCATGAGGATATCTCGACTGGATCCTGAAGACCCCTTGGGCAAGCGTAGACGCCATTTCGAAATCAGCATTGACAGCCCGTTTACTGTACTGAACTGTCGCGCGACGCAGGCAAATACCGCACTTCCTCAATACGGTTCAGATGGATCCATGCCCTTCGAGCGTCAACAGACATCCTGTGGTTGTCCTGATGCCGATGTCGTGGACAGGAGTGCATCCAGCCCGCTTGGACAGTTGCAGCTCGTGGAGCAAGATGTCCTGAGCCCTAGTGGCAGTCGACTGGGCCTCAACAGGCTCAGCGCATCGGTCTTACCTTCAATCCCTCAAGCCGCTCATGTCCATGATTCACGGGAGTCTGGTGGCTTGCCTGTGAACCGAGCCCGGGGCCACACGCTACCGAGCCCTCTCGAACGGCAACGGCCCATGCACCTTATCCGCTGCCCATCATACAACCCACCGGCATTTGATGCTGACgagcccccgccgccgcttcaAGCCGATTTGATGACGCCGCCGCCCCAATACGACGCCATCATTGGTACGCCTAGTGTTGACGGCCTGGCAGACTATTTTGCCAGGCTTGCAGACTATGAGGACACCGGGCGACCACAGATGGGTGACCGAAGCGGCAGCCAGGAGAGTGTTGCCACAGTGAGAGGCATCCCTAGGCCGACCAGCGGAAACGAAGGCTTCTTTGACTCCAATGAAGTGGTAACTGGCTCTGATTTGCCAGCCAACAAAGACTACGAGGATGACTCGTCAGGAAGCgcggacgaagaagagggaccGGTAAGGCCGCATCGTCGTGGCCGAGTCAATGTTGCCAACCCAAGGACACCAGGCGGCAGGCTCATTCCGAGTCGGAGCTTGGAGATTGATCGCCCTGTGATGCGACTCGACATGGGCTCTCTGAATAGTAGGAGGAGATGA